In a single window of the Tachyglossus aculeatus isolate mTacAcu1 chromosome 14, mTacAcu1.pri, whole genome shotgun sequence genome:
- the LOC119936645 gene encoding uncharacterized protein LOC119936645: protein MAGSPGCRVGSFWEEVAVAVAALGLESLRSAGTDARRPPSPPVRGDRSQNLVGGEGSVRTWDVPGKWSHPANRAASLIARPAQPKASPAGLSLGRAGLAVRLAARFAGRLHRPGSSRVRAEPSPPASLRLPSTGPPALRPFGHRHRFPDRAVPPPGVPAMGWPLAMLLWALGFQGLPPFSLGAPQPAAPAGPAGPASEDRSRLCPNPGNRDQGVISITPIKWGSNVAQMLTNLFHEPDREGSPPEDTNDPRSYG from the exons ATGGCGGGAAGCCCAGGGTGTCGGGTCGGCTCGTTCTGGGAAGAGGTGGCGGTGGCGGTGGCCGCACTGGGGCTGGAGAGCCTGAGGTCGGCGGGGACAGACGCCCGTAGGCCCCCTAGCCCACCTGTCCGCGGGGACAGGAGCCAAAATTTGGTGGGGGGCGAGGGCTCCGTCCGGACCTGGGATGTGCCCGGGAAATGGAGCCACCCAGCGAACCGTGCGGCCagtctgattgccaggcccgccCAGCCCAAGGCGA GCCCGGCCGGACTCAGCTTGGGCCGggcgggcctggcagtcagactGGCCGCACGGTTCGCTGGGCGGCTCCATCGCCCCGGTTCTTCCCGGGTCCGGGCGGAGCCCTCGCCCCCCGCCAGCCTTCGGCTCCCGTCCACCGGCCCTCCGGCCCTCCGGCCCTTCGGCCACCGCCACCGCTTCCCGGACCGAGCCGTCCCGCCCCCCGGGGTTCCCGCCATGGGCTGGCCGCTCGCCATGCTGCTCTGGGCCCTCGGCTTCCAGGGGCTGCCCCCGTTCAG CCTCGGCGCTCCCCAGCCGGCTGCCCCCGCTGGCCCTGCTGGCCCGGCCTCGGAGGACCGTTCCCGCCTGTGCCCGAACCCCGGAAACCGGGACCAGGGGGTCATCAGCATTACCCCGATAAAGTGGGGCAGCAACGTCGCCCAAATGCTGACCAATCTCTTTCATGAACCCGACCGCGAGGGCTCCCCACCCGAGGACACTAACGACCCCAGGAGCTACGGCTGA
- the LMF2 gene encoding lipase maturation factor 2: MGDATRLSRQLFLQGVSLAFLFAFASLYTQIPGLYGREGILPARRMLRPLGKGPWELLWESPTLLWLGPRLGLDTEQAMELLCLLGTLGSLAALLLKPLRHGLLYLLLWGLYLSLYQVGQVFLYFQWDSLLLETGFLAVLVAPLGLSGPGGRAGGRAGGKAPGGWPHEPLPFWLVRWLLFRLMFASGVVKLSSRCPTWWGLTALTYHYETQCLPTPAAWLAHQLPVWLHKLSVVATFVIEIALPPLFFSPTRRLRLAAFYAQVLLQVLIIITGNYSFFNLLTLVLTTSLLDEQHLAPWLGRTRRKAPPRSWLRSLLALLTLLVEVAVFGLLGYGTVSCFGLELDWERHLVHSKTAFTFHEFSQWLRAVILPTVGLGVVALAWELLTALYRCGQVRGCLGKLWAMAQLSIFGAATVAMFIISLVPYTYLEPGANGRLWPGAHQMFRAVEHLQLANSYGLFRRMTGLGGRPEVVLEGSYDRENWTEIEFMFKPGNVSAAPPVVAPHQPRLDWQMWFAALGPHGHSPWFSSFVYRLLQGQRDVIRLIQSDESRYPFREQPPTYIRAQRYKYWFSQPGEQGRWWRRQWVEEFYPTVSLGDPVLDSLLNQFGLKDKTPPRLRTSAAPLPQALRLVREQLLALGPLAVLWTLVCTVVAVRLLHVLLSRNPRPSRPPRRPEGSTGEKNGAAPRRDGVERPRAQPPQAPTGPRHARRKQ, translated from the exons ATGGGGGACGCCACGCGCCTGTCCCGGCAGCTGTTCCTGCAGGGGGTGTCCCTGGCCTTCCTGTTCGCCTTCGCCTCCCTCTACACGCAGATCCCAG GCCTGTACGGGAGAGAGGGGATCCTACCCGCACGCCGGATGCTGCGGCCCCTGGGGAAGGGGCCCTGGGAGCTGCTGTGGGAGTCGCCGACACTGCTGTGGCTGGGCCCACGGCTGGGACTGGACACGGAGCAGGCCATGGAGCTGCTGTGCCTCCTGGGGACCCTGGGCAGCCTGGCAGCTCTACTGCTGAAGCCACTGCGTCacggtctcctctacctcctcctctgggGTCTCTACCTCTCGCTGTACCAG GTGGGCCAGGTGTTCCTGTATTTCCAGTG GGACTCCCTGCTCCTGGAGACGGGCTTCCTGGCTGTGCTGGTGGCTCCCCTGGGGCTgagcgggccggggggccgggctgggggccgggccggAGGCAAGGCGCCCGGGGGCTGGCCCCATGAGCCGCTGCCCTTCTGGTTGGTGCGCTGGCTGCTCTTCCGCCTCATGTTTGCCTCTGGCGTGGTCAAGCTGAGCAGCCGCTGCCCCacgtggtgggggctcacag CGCTGACCTACCACTATGAGACGCAGTGCCTGCCCACGCCAGCGGCCTGGCTGGCCCACCAGCTCCCAGTCTGGCTGCACAAGCTCAGCGTGGTGGCCACCTTCGTCATCGAGATCGCactgcctcccctcttcttctcccccacccgccGCCTGCGTCTGGCTGCCTTCTACGCTCAG GTGCTCCTCCAAGTGCTGATTATCATCACGGGCAACTACAGCTTCTTCAACCTGCTGACCCTCGTGCTGACCACCTCCCTGCTGGACGAGCAGCACCTGGCCCCGTGGCTCGGCCGGACCCGCCGGAAAGCCCCTCCCCGCT CCTGGCTCCGCTCCCTGCTGGCCCTGCTGACCCTGCTGGTAGAAGTGGCCGTCTTTGGGCTCCTGGGCTATGGCACCGTGTCCTGCTTTGGGCTGGAGTTGGATTGGGAGCGGCATCTCGTCCATTCCAAGACGG CTTTCACCTTCCACGAGTTCTCGCAGTGGCTGCGGGCTGTGATACTGccgaccgtgggcctgggagtggtgGCTCTGGCCTGGGAACTGCTGACAGCCCTGTACAG gtgTGGCCAGGTCCGGGGCTGCCTGGGGAAGCTGTGGGCCATGGCCCAGTTGTCCATCTTCGGCGCAGCCACCGTGGCCATGTTCATCATCAGTCTG gtacCGTACACCTACTTGGAGCCCGGGGCTAATGGGCGGCTGTGGCCAGGGGCCCACCAGATGTTCCGGGCTGTGGAGCACCTGCAGCTGGCCAACTCCTATGGCCTCTTCCGCCGCATGACTGGCCTCGGGGGACGGCCGGAGGTGGTGCTGGAAGGCAGCTATGACCGGGAGAACTGGACG GAGATCGAGTTCATGTTCAAGCCTGGGAACGTGAGCGCGGCACCCCCCGTGGTGGCCCCCCACCAGCCCCGCCTGGATTGGCAGATGTGGTTTGCTGCGCTTGGGCCTCACGGGCACAGCCCTTGGTTCTCCAGCTTCGTCTACCGTCTGCTGCAGGGCCAGAGGGATG TGATCCGCCTGATCCAGAGCGATGAGTCCAGATACCCATTCCGGGAACAACCGCCCACCTACATCCGGGCTCAGCGTTACAAGTACTGGTTCTCCCAGCCTGGAGAGCAGGG GCGCTGGTGGCGGCGACAGTGGGTGGAGGAGTTTTACCCCACAGTGAGTCTTGGCGACCCCGTGTTGGACTCGCTGCTCAACCAGTTTGGACTGAAG GACAAGACCCCCCCTCGGCTACGCACCTCAGCCGCccccctgccccaggccctgCGGCTGGTGCGGGAGCAGCTGTTGGCGCTGGGGCCCCTGGCCGTGCTCTGGACGCTGGTCTGCACGGTCGTGGCCGTCCGGCTGCTGCACGTCCTGCTCTCCCGCaacccccgcccctcccggcccccgcgGCGGCCAGAGGGGTCCACTGGAGAGAAGAACGGGGCAGCCCCCAGGAGAGATGGGGTCGAACGGCCCCGGGCCCAGCCTCCTCAGGCCCCCACAGGCCCCCGCCACGCCCGCCGGAAACAGTAG
- the NCAPH2 gene encoding condensin-2 complex subunit H2 isoform X2, with protein MEDAESRFAHLLQPIRDLTKNWEVDVAAQLGEYLEELDQICISFDNGKTTMNFIEAALLIQGSACVYSKKVEYLYSLVFQALDFISGKKRDRNKQLPSVQEDGTDRDGHSESRLEDEEEFLSLDDLPDSRANVNMRNDHSSNVVPVVPLVPMSLVPPNEEEKKNSPLYSRQGEVLASRKDFWMNTSLPHASGAFMLEPATGPAPEEYLPPASQAGHTDLPALKGQEAEKEMPDISGCGTPVPLLNFSREEGAVEAVGGSEDEDGGAGDLPDEDLSVGDPGPAVSLKSPREHQSWQKGASEQQQDRLRNRVVVSDPEVQRKEAMDPWQSLDPFDSPEDKPFKKGKPYSVPQHVAESPGNKRKRRGPSKLQDFHQWYMTAYADHSHGKTRRKGPTFADMEALYWQHVKERLEALRKLQRRGGERPGKKLAEQWLQQTQAELCSPEEDRAEDFPEQPEADDGLEPEDVLTEEPELPADQALEPREVVESLSYEDLVRRNVDLFIANSHKYVQETELSQRIQAWDDKIRPLLQEQEQRGPFDIHDYGDQVVSGFSQLNTWCPFARLAAGKPPFEVCRLLLASLQLANDHTVEITQQAGLQEGVDTMALRLLSRQRAHERFQTYVAPSMALH; from the exons ATGGAAGACGCGGAGTCGCGTTTCGCCCACCTCCTGCAGCCCATCCGCGACCTCACCAAGAACTGGGAGGTGGACGTGGCCGCGCAGCTCGGGGAGTATCTGGAAGAG CTGGACCAGATCTGCATCTCCTTCGATAATGGCAAAACCACGATGAACTTCATCGAGGCCGCACTGCTCATCCAGGGCTCCGCCTGCGTCTACAGCAAGAAG GTGGAATATCTCTACTCCCTGGTCTTCCAGGCTCTGGACTTCATCTCCGGAAAGAA GCGAGACCGGAACAAGCAGCTCCCGTCCGTGCAGGAGGACGGCACTGACCGGGATGGCCACAGCGAATCCCGcctggaggacgaggaggag TTCCTGTCACTGGATGACTTACCGGACTCCAGGGCCAATGTGAACATGAGGAACGACCACTCCTCCAAT GTTGTGCCCGTTGTCCCGTTGGTCCCGATGTCCCTGGTGCCCCCGAacgaagaggagaaaaagaacagTCCTCTCTACAg CCGACAGGGCGAGGTCCTGGCCAGCCGGAAGGATTTCTGGATGAACACCAGCCTGCCCCACGCCAGCGGCGCCTTCATGCTGGAGCCGGCCACGGGGCCGGCCCCCGAGGAGTACCTGCCCCCGGCCAGCCAGGCGGGGCACACTG atctcCCCGCTTTGAAGGGGCAGGAGGCCGAGAAGGAGATGCCGGATATCAGCGGGTGCGGGACTCCCGTTCCCTTGCTGAACTTCTCCAGGGAGGAAG GAGCTGTGGAGGCTGTGGGGGGCAGCGAGGATGAGGACGGGGGGGCGGGTGACCTGCCTGACGAAGACCTCTCTGTGGGGGACCCCGGCCCGGCAGTGTCCCTGAAGAGCCCCCGTGAGCACCAGAGCTGGCAGAag GGTGCTTCAGAACAGCAGCAGGACAGGCTGCGAAATCGAGTCGTCGTCTCTGACCCCGAAGTCCAGAGGAAG GAGGCCATGGAtccctggcagagcctggaccccTTTGACTCCCCTGAGGACAAACCCTTCAAGAAAG GGAAACCATACTCTGTCCCacaacatgtggcagagtcaccaGGGAACAAGCGCAAGAGGAGAGGCCCCTCCAAGCTGCAGGACTTCCACCAGTGGTACATGACCGCCT acGCTGACCATAGCCATGGGAAGACCAGGCGCAAAGGTCCCACGTTTGCAG ACATGGAGGCCCTGTACTGGCAGCACGTGAAGGAGCGGCTGGAGGCTCTGCGCAAGCTGCagcggagaggaggagagaggccggggaAGAAG CTGGCAGAGCAGTGGCTGCAGCAGACCCAGGCAGAACTGTGCTCCCCGGAAGAGGATCGGGCTGAAGACTTCCCGGAGCAGCCCGAAGCAG ATGACGGGCTGGAACCCGAGGACGTCCTCACAGAAGAGCCAGAGCTGCCGGCCGACCAAGCGTTAG AACCCAGAGAGGTTGTGGAGTCACTGAGCTACGAGGACTTAGTTCGCAGGAACGTG GATCTGTTCATCGCCAACTCTCATAAGTATGTGCAGGAGACAGAGCTGTCCCAACGCATCCAGGCCTGGGACGATAAGATCCGGCCCCTGTTACAGGAGCAG GAGCAGCGCGGCCCGTTCGATATCCACGACTATGGGGACCAGGTGGTGTCTGGCTTCAGCCAGCTGAACACGTGGTGTCCCTTCGCCCGCCTGGCCGCAGGGAAACCGCCCTTCGAAGTCTGCCGCCTCTTGCTGGCCTCGCTGCAACTG GCGAACGACCATACGgtggagatcacacagcaggccgggctCCAGGAAGGCGTGGACACGATGGCCCTGCGCCTGCTGAGCCGACAGCGCGCCCACGAGCGTTTCCAGACCTACGTGGCCCCCTCCATGGCACTGCACtga
- the NCAPH2 gene encoding condensin-2 complex subunit H2 isoform X1, with amino-acid sequence MEDAESRFAHLLQPIRDLTKNWEVDVAAQLGEYLEELDQICISFDNGKTTMNFIEAALLIQGSACVYSKKVEYLYSLVFQALDFISGKKRDRNKQLPSVQEDGTDRDGHSESRLEDEEEFLSLDDLPDSRANVNMRNDHSSNVVPVVPLVPMSLVPPNEEEKKNSPLYSRQGEVLASRKDFWMNTSLPHASGAFMLEPATGPAPEEYLPPASQAGHTDLPALKGQEAEKEMPDISGCGTPVPLLNFSREEGAVEAVGGSEDEDGGAGDLPDEDLSVGDPGPAVSLKSPREHQSWQKGASEQQQDRLRNRVVVSDPEVQRKEAMDPWQSLDPFDSPEDKPFKKGKPYSVPQHVAESPGNKRKRRGPSKLQDFHQWYMTAYADHSHGKTRRKGPTFADMEALYWQHVKERLEALRKLQRRGGERPGKKQLAEQWLQQTQAELCSPEEDRAEDFPEQPEADDGLEPEDVLTEEPELPADQALEPREVVESLSYEDLVRRNVDLFIANSHKYVQETELSQRIQAWDDKIRPLLQEQEQRGPFDIHDYGDQVVSGFSQLNTWCPFARLAAGKPPFEVCRLLLASLQLANDHTVEITQQAGLQEGVDTMALRLLSRQRAHERFQTYVAPSMALH; translated from the exons ATGGAAGACGCGGAGTCGCGTTTCGCCCACCTCCTGCAGCCCATCCGCGACCTCACCAAGAACTGGGAGGTGGACGTGGCCGCGCAGCTCGGGGAGTATCTGGAAGAG CTGGACCAGATCTGCATCTCCTTCGATAATGGCAAAACCACGATGAACTTCATCGAGGCCGCACTGCTCATCCAGGGCTCCGCCTGCGTCTACAGCAAGAAG GTGGAATATCTCTACTCCCTGGTCTTCCAGGCTCTGGACTTCATCTCCGGAAAGAA GCGAGACCGGAACAAGCAGCTCCCGTCCGTGCAGGAGGACGGCACTGACCGGGATGGCCACAGCGAATCCCGcctggaggacgaggaggag TTCCTGTCACTGGATGACTTACCGGACTCCAGGGCCAATGTGAACATGAGGAACGACCACTCCTCCAAT GTTGTGCCCGTTGTCCCGTTGGTCCCGATGTCCCTGGTGCCCCCGAacgaagaggagaaaaagaacagTCCTCTCTACAg CCGACAGGGCGAGGTCCTGGCCAGCCGGAAGGATTTCTGGATGAACACCAGCCTGCCCCACGCCAGCGGCGCCTTCATGCTGGAGCCGGCCACGGGGCCGGCCCCCGAGGAGTACCTGCCCCCGGCCAGCCAGGCGGGGCACACTG atctcCCCGCTTTGAAGGGGCAGGAGGCCGAGAAGGAGATGCCGGATATCAGCGGGTGCGGGACTCCCGTTCCCTTGCTGAACTTCTCCAGGGAGGAAG GAGCTGTGGAGGCTGTGGGGGGCAGCGAGGATGAGGACGGGGGGGCGGGTGACCTGCCTGACGAAGACCTCTCTGTGGGGGACCCCGGCCCGGCAGTGTCCCTGAAGAGCCCCCGTGAGCACCAGAGCTGGCAGAag GGTGCTTCAGAACAGCAGCAGGACAGGCTGCGAAATCGAGTCGTCGTCTCTGACCCCGAAGTCCAGAGGAAG GAGGCCATGGAtccctggcagagcctggaccccTTTGACTCCCCTGAGGACAAACCCTTCAAGAAAG GGAAACCATACTCTGTCCCacaacatgtggcagagtcaccaGGGAACAAGCGCAAGAGGAGAGGCCCCTCCAAGCTGCAGGACTTCCACCAGTGGTACATGACCGCCT acGCTGACCATAGCCATGGGAAGACCAGGCGCAAAGGTCCCACGTTTGCAG ACATGGAGGCCCTGTACTGGCAGCACGTGAAGGAGCGGCTGGAGGCTCTGCGCAAGCTGCagcggagaggaggagagaggccggggaAGAAG cagCTGGCAGAGCAGTGGCTGCAGCAGACCCAGGCAGAACTGTGCTCCCCGGAAGAGGATCGGGCTGAAGACTTCCCGGAGCAGCCCGAAGCAG ATGACGGGCTGGAACCCGAGGACGTCCTCACAGAAGAGCCAGAGCTGCCGGCCGACCAAGCGTTAG AACCCAGAGAGGTTGTGGAGTCACTGAGCTACGAGGACTTAGTTCGCAGGAACGTG GATCTGTTCATCGCCAACTCTCATAAGTATGTGCAGGAGACAGAGCTGTCCCAACGCATCCAGGCCTGGGACGATAAGATCCGGCCCCTGTTACAGGAGCAG GAGCAGCGCGGCCCGTTCGATATCCACGACTATGGGGACCAGGTGGTGTCTGGCTTCAGCCAGCTGAACACGTGGTGTCCCTTCGCCCGCCTGGCCGCAGGGAAACCGCCCTTCGAAGTCTGCCGCCTCTTGCTGGCCTCGCTGCAACTG GCGAACGACCATACGgtggagatcacacagcaggccgggctCCAGGAAGGCGTGGACACGATGGCCCTGCGCCTGCTGAGCCGACAGCGCGCCCACGAGCGTTTCCAGACCTACGTGGCCCCCTCCATGGCACTGCACtga
- the LOC119937158 gene encoding protein SCO2 homolog, mitochondrial, producing the protein MLAVGPGRGSGARLAAALRRLSGPGPRGGGARPPSGPAAPPPPPPPPPPPPPPPPPPPPRRGRPPLGLRTRLAAVALLGAGLGSGWLWARAEKRRRRERERRRALRQVAVGQGDFLLLDQAGRPRRKRDLRGSWVLLYFGFTHCPDVCPEELAKLAAAVRLLEAEPRLPPVQPVFVTVDPERDHPAALARYLRDFHPRLLGLTGTPDQVRQAARSYRVYYSAGPKDEDQDYIVDHTVVIYLLDPDGLFVDYYGRGKTDQQIAESVRRHMARFRSVLT; encoded by the coding sequence ATGCTGGCCGTCGGTCCGGGCCGGGGCTCCGGCGCCCGGCTGGCCGCGGCCCTGAGGCGGCTGAGCGGGCCGGGCCCCCGCGGAGGGGGAGCGCGGCCCCCGTCCGGTCCCGCcgcgccccctcctccgcctcctccccctccgcctcctccgcctcctccccctccgccccctccgcgGCGGGGCCGTCCGCCCTTGGGGCTGCGGACGCGGCTGGCGGCCGTGGCGCTGCTGGGCGCCGGCCTGGGGTCGGGCTGGCTGTGGGCGCGGGCCGagaagcggcggcggcgggagcgggagcggcggCGGGCGCTGCGCCAGGTGGCCGTGGGCCAGGGCGACTTCCTGCTGCTGGACCAGGCCGGCCGGCCGCGCCGCAAGCGGGACCTGCGGGGCAGCTGGGTGCTGCTCTACTTCGGCTTCACGCACTGCCCGGACGTGTGCCCCGAGGAGCTGGCCAAGCTGGCGGCCGCCGTGCGCCTGCTGGAGGCCGAGCCGCGGCTGCCCCCCGTGCAGCCCGTCTTCGTCACGGTGGACCCCGAGCGCGACCACCCCGCCGCCCTGGCCCGCTACCTCCGGGACTTCCACCCGCGCCTGCTCGGCCTCACCGGCACCCCGGACCAGGTGCGCCAGGCCGCCCGGAGCTACCGCGTCTACTACAGCGCCGGGCCCAAGGACGAGGACCAGGACTACATCGTGGACCACACGGTGGTCATCTACCTGCTCGACCCCGACGGGCTCTTCGTCGACTATTACGGCCGCGGCAAAACGGACCAGCAGATCGCCGAGAGCGTCCGGCGGCACATGGCCCGGTTCCGCAGCGTCCTCACCTGA